A single window of Acidimicrobiales bacterium DNA harbors:
- a CDS encoding SUKH-3 domain-containing protein, which yields MSLISLAAEHPVVRATLVEAGWSAVRRRDASSWDRVLRQEGFSVTEPAIEVLEELGGLTLSPPRWAAAAFGSGPIVMDPIMAASGEAARIKQRERELGLVLCPVGEWIVEYVLLVADDSSVFAETTFQVLRVGRNFGEALRVMIVADPAPEPIA from the coding sequence GTGAGCCTCATCTCACTCGCAGCGGAGCATCCGGTCGTTCGGGCCACGCTCGTGGAGGCGGGATGGAGCGCCGTCCGCCGGCGTGACGCCTCAAGCTGGGATCGAGTGCTTCGCCAGGAAGGGTTCTCGGTCACCGAGCCCGCCATTGAGGTCCTCGAGGAGCTTGGTGGTTTGACCTTGAGCCCGCCCCGGTGGGCCGCTGCGGCCTTCGGGTCGGGTCCCATTGTCATGGACCCGATTATGGCGGCATCCGGAGAGGCGGCCCGGATCAAACAACGTGAGAGAGAACTCGGTCTTGTGCTCTGCCCCGTGGGCGAATGGATCGTTGAGTACGTACTCCTCGTCGCTGATGACAGCAGCGTGTTTGCTGAGACCACGTTCCAAGTTCTTCGTGTCGGCAGGAATTTCGGCGAGGCGTTGCGAGTCATGATCGTGGCCGACCCAGCGCCTGAGCCGATCGCGTAG
- a CDS encoding IS110 family transposase has product MWARLDGAPRGLLGDGGDAMGSVTVAFVAVLESVRAQIDELDARIAELLDAHPDGPVFRSLPRSGTVRAATLLAEIGDCRARFPTPESLACLAGATPSTRESGRHRVVTFRWACDKKLRDAVMDFAGDSMRGSEWAAERYRRLRAEGKRHPHAERVLARAWLHVIWRCWQDGVPYDPARHGASQRLLAGTA; this is encoded by the coding sequence ATGTGGGCGCGCCTCGACGGCGCACCTCGGGGCCTCCTCGGCGACGGCGGCGACGCCATGGGCTCGGTCACCGTCGCCTTCGTCGCCGTGCTGGAGTCGGTGCGCGCCCAGATCGACGAGCTCGACGCCCGCATCGCCGAGCTGCTCGACGCCCACCCCGACGGGCCGGTCTTCCGGTCGCTGCCGCGCTCGGGCACGGTGCGAGCCGCCACGCTCCTGGCAGAGATCGGCGACTGCCGCGCCCGCTTCCCCACGCCCGAGTCCCTCGCCTGCCTGGCCGGGGCCACGCCCTCGACGCGTGAGTCGGGGAGACACCGCGTCGTGACCTTCCGCTGGGCCTGCGACAAGAAGCTGCGCGATGCGGTGATGGACTTCGCCGGCGACAGCATGAGGGGCAGCGAGTGGGCCGCCGAGCGCTACCGGCGGCTGCGCGCCGAGGGCAAGCGCCACCCGCACGCCGAGCGGGTCCTGGCCCGCGCCTGGCTCCACGTGATCTGGCGCTGCTGGCAGGACGGCGTGCCCTACGACCCCGCCCGGCACGGCGCTTCCCAGCGGCTGTTGGCGGGCACCGCTTGA